From the genome of Pukyongia salina, one region includes:
- the rpoB gene encoding DNA-directed RNA polymerase subunit beta — MSATQTERLNFSSVQNKPDYPDFLDIQIKSFQDFFQLETKSEERGNEGLYKTFMENFPITDTRNQFVLEFLDYFVDPPRYSIQECIERGLTYSVPLKARLKLYCTDEEHEDFETIVQDVYLGTIPYMTPSGTFCINGAERVVVSQLHRSPGVFFGQSFHANGTKLYSARVIPFKGSWIEFATDINSVMYAYIDRKKKLPVTTLFRAIGFERDKDILEIFDLAEEIKATKTGLKKYMGRKLAARVLKTWHEDFVDEDTGEVVSIERNEIILDRDTVLEKEHIEEILESGSKTILLHKEDNQLADYAIIHNTLQKDPTNSEKEAVEHIYRQLRNAEPPDEETARGIINKLFFSDQRYNLGEVGRYRMNKKLGLDIEMEKQVLTKEDIITIVKYLIELINSKAEIDDIDHLSNRRVRTVGEQLSSQFGVGLARMARTIRERMNVRDNEVFTPIDLINAKTLSSVINSFFGTNQLSQFMDQTNPLAEITHKRRLSALGPGGLSRERAGFEVRDVHYTHYGRLCPIETPEGPNIGLISSLSVYAKVNNLGFIETPYRKVENGKIDLKNEPIYLSAEEEEEKLIAQANIPLKKDGTIDSDRVIAREEGDFPVVEPKQVNYADVAPNQIASISASLIPFLEHDDANRALMGSNMMRQAVPLLRAEAPIVGTGLERQVASDSRVLINAEGDGVVEYVDANEIVIKYDRTDDERLVSFDDDSKTYNLIKFRKTNQSTSINLKPIVKKGDRVTKGQVLCQGYATEDGELALGRNMKVAFMPWKGYNFEDAIVISEKVVREDIFTSIHIDEYSLEVRDTKLGNEELTNDIPNVSEEATKDLDEHGMIRIGAEVKPGDILIGKITPKGESDPTPEEKLLRAIFGDKAGDVKDASLKASPSLRGVVIDKKLFARAIKDKRKRAKDKEDIAELEAKYDAKFDALKEVLVEKLFAIVGGKTAQGVMNDLGEVVFPKGKKYTLKMLNAVEDYTHLTGGTWTTDDDTNRMVKDLMHNYKIKENDLQGNLRREKFTISVGDELPSGILKLAKVYIAKKRKLKVGDKMAGRHGNKGIVARIVREEDMPFLEDGTPVDIVLNPLGVPSRMNIGQIYETVLGWAGQKLGSKYATPIFDGATLDQINELTDKAGIPRFGHTYLYDGGTGQRFDQPATVGVIYMLKLGHMVDDKMHARSIGPYSLITQQPLGGKAQFGGQRFGEMEVWALEAYGASSTLREILTVKSDDVIGRAKTYESIVKGEAMPEPGLPESFNVLMHELKGLGLDIRLEE, encoded by the coding sequence ATGTCAGCAACGCAAACTGAAAGATTGAATTTTTCCTCTGTGCAGAACAAGCCGGATTATCCCGACTTTTTGGACATCCAGATCAAATCCTTCCAGGATTTCTTCCAGCTGGAAACCAAGTCAGAAGAAAGAGGTAACGAAGGTCTCTACAAGACTTTCATGGAAAACTTCCCTATCACCGATACCCGTAATCAATTCGTATTAGAATTTTTAGACTACTTCGTGGATCCTCCACGTTATTCTATACAAGAGTGTATCGAACGTGGGTTGACCTACAGCGTACCACTTAAGGCACGCCTGAAATTATACTGTACCGATGAAGAACACGAAGACTTCGAAACCATCGTGCAGGATGTATACCTTGGTACCATTCCTTATATGACACCAAGCGGTACCTTCTGTATCAATGGGGCAGAACGTGTTGTTGTATCACAGTTACACCGATCTCCAGGTGTTTTCTTTGGACAATCATTCCATGCCAACGGGACCAAACTTTACTCGGCCCGTGTGATCCCGTTTAAAGGATCATGGATAGAATTCGCTACCGATATCAACAGCGTGATGTACGCTTATATCGACCGAAAGAAAAAATTACCCGTAACTACACTTTTCCGTGCTATTGGTTTTGAAAGAGACAAGGATATCCTTGAGATCTTCGACCTGGCGGAAGAGATCAAAGCTACAAAGACCGGCCTAAAGAAATACATGGGCCGTAAACTCGCTGCCCGTGTGCTTAAAACATGGCATGAGGATTTTGTGGATGAAGATACGGGAGAAGTAGTATCTATCGAACGTAACGAGATCATCCTGGATCGTGATACCGTGCTTGAAAAAGAACATATCGAAGAGATCCTGGAATCTGGTTCGAAAACTATTCTGCTTCACAAAGAGGATAACCAACTGGCAGATTATGCCATTATCCATAACACCCTTCAGAAGGATCCAACCAACTCCGAAAAAGAAGCGGTGGAGCACATTTATCGACAATTACGAAATGCCGAACCACCCGATGAGGAAACGGCTCGTGGAATCATCAATAAGCTTTTCTTTAGTGATCAGCGATATAATCTTGGTGAGGTTGGTCGATACAGAATGAATAAAAAACTGGGTCTTGATATCGAAATGGAAAAGCAAGTGCTTACCAAAGAGGATATCATAACCATCGTTAAATACCTTATCGAACTTATCAACTCCAAAGCAGAGATCGATGATATTGACCACCTTAGTAACCGTCGTGTACGTACCGTAGGGGAGCAGTTGTCATCGCAATTTGGTGTTGGACTTGCACGTATGGCACGTACCATTCGTGAGCGAATGAACGTTCGGGATAACGAAGTATTTACTCCGATCGATCTTATTAATGCCAAGACATTGTCGTCTGTAATTAATTCTTTCTTCGGAACCAACCAGCTCTCGCAATTCATGGACCAGACCAACCCACTGGCCGAGATCACGCACAAGCGTCGTCTGTCGGCATTAGGGCCTGGAGGTCTTTCACGTGAAAGAGCAGGATTCGAAGTTCGAGACGTTCACTATACGCACTACGGAAGACTTTGTCCTATTGAAACGCCGGAAGGACCGAACATCGGTCTCATATCCTCACTTTCGGTATATGCGAAAGTGAATAACCTAGGATTTATTGAAACTCCGTATCGCAAGGTAGAGAATGGAAAGATCGACCTAAAGAACGAACCTATCTACCTTTCCGCAGAAGAAGAGGAAGAGAAACTGATCGCTCAGGCGAACATCCCTTTAAAGAAAGATGGAACCATAGACAGCGACCGTGTAATTGCACGGGAAGAAGGTGACTTCCCGGTTGTAGAACCTAAACAGGTTAACTATGCCGATGTTGCTCCAAACCAGATCGCTTCTATCTCTGCATCTTTAATTCCATTCCTAGAGCACGATGATGCAAACCGTGCCCTGATGGGATCTAATATGATGCGCCAGGCCGTACCGTTATTAAGAGCGGAAGCTCCTATTGTTGGTACCGGACTGGAAAGACAGGTTGCCTCAGATTCGAGAGTACTTATCAATGCAGAAGGTGATGGTGTGGTAGAGTATGTAGATGCAAACGAGATCGTTATCAAGTATGACCGTACAGATGATGAACGTTTGGTGAGTTTCGATGATGATAGTAAAACATACAACCTTATAAAATTTAGAAAAACGAACCAGAGTACTTCCATCAACCTGAAACCAATTGTAAAGAAAGGTGACAGAGTGACGAAAGGACAAGTACTTTGCCAGGGATATGCTACAGAAGACGGTGAATTAGCACTGGGTAGAAACATGAAGGTTGCCTTCATGCCATGGAAAGGATACAACTTTGAGGACGCGATCGTGATTTCCGAAAAAGTGGTTCGTGAAGATATCTTTACCTCCATTCATATTGATGAATATTCACTGGAAGTTCGGGATACCAAATTAGGTAACGAAGAACTAACCAACGACATTCCTAATGTTTCTGAAGAGGCTACAAAAGACCTGGATGAACACGGAATGATCCGTATTGGTGCAGAAGTGAAGCCGGGGGATATACTAATAGGTAAGATCACTCCGAAAGGAGAAAGTGATCCTACGCCTGAAGAGAAACTTCTTAGAGCAATTTTTGGTGATAAAGCCGGGGATGTGAAAGATGCTTCTTTAAAGGCCTCTCCATCTCTTAGAGGTGTGGTGATTGACAAGAAGTTGTTCGCTCGTGCCATTAAGGATAAGCGTAAGAGAGCCAAAGATAAAGAGGACATCGCAGAACTGGAAGCAAAATACGATGCAAAATTCGATGCTTTGAAAGAAGTATTAGTTGAAAAACTTTTTGCGATCGTAGGCGGAAAGACTGCTCAGGGCGTAATGAACGATCTTGGAGAAGTAGTCTTCCCTAAAGGTAAGAAATATACACTGAAGATGTTGAATGCTGTCGAGGACTATACTCACCTAACCGGTGGAACCTGGACTACAGACGACGATACCAATCGTATGGTAAAAGACCTGATGCACAACTATAAGATCAAGGAAAATGATCTTCAGGGGAATTTGCGTCGTGAGAAATTTACTATCTCAGTTGGTGATGAATTACCTTCAGGTATTCTGAAACTTGCTAAAGTTTATATCGCTAAGAAACGTAAGCTGAAAGTAGGAGATAAAATGGCGGGACGTCACGGTAACAAAGGTATTGTTGCGCGTATCGTCCGCGAAGAGGATATGCCGTTCCTTGAAGATGGAACTCCGGTTGATATCGTACTTAACCCACTAGGGGTACCATCGCGTATGAACATCGGGCAGATCTATGAGACTGTTCTTGGTTGGGCCGGACAGAAATTGGGAAGCAAGTATGCTACTCCTATCTTCGATGGTGCCACATTGGATCAGATCAACGAATTAACCGACAAAGCTGGTATTCCAAGATTTGGACATACTTATCTATATGATGGTGGAACAGGACAGCGATTCGATCAACCTGCAACAGTAGGAGTGATCTATATGCTGAAACTTGGACACATGGTAGACGATAAGATGCACGCACGTTCTATCGGGCCATACTCATTGATCACACAGCAACCACTTGGTGGTAAAGCACAATTTGGTGGTCAGCGATTTGGTGAGATGGAGGTATGGGCACTTGAAGCCTATGGAGCATCAAGCACCCTACGTGAGATATTAACGGTTAAGTCGGACGACGTGATCGGTAGAGCTAAGACTTACGAATCTATCGTAAAAGGTGAGGCCATGCCAGAGCCGGGACTTCCGGAATCCTTCAATGTATTGATGCACGAATTGAAAGGATTAGGTCTGGATATCAGGTTAGAAGAATAG
- the rplL gene encoding 50S ribosomal protein L7/L12 encodes MADLKDFAEQLVNLTVKEVNELATILKDEYGIEPAAAAVAVAAGGGAAGGDAAEEKSEFDVILTAAGASKLAVVKLVKELTGAGLKDAKELVDNAPSPIKEGVAKDEAEALKAQLEEAGAEVELK; translated from the coding sequence ATGGCAGATTTAAAAGATTTCGCAGAACAATTGGTTAACTTAACTGTAAAAGAAGTTAATGAGTTAGCTACTATATTAAAAGATGAGTATGGCATTGAGCCTGCTGCTGCAGCTGTAGCTGTTGCCGCTGGTGGTGGTGCTGCAGGTGGTGACGCCGCTGAAGAAAAGTCTGAATTCGACGTAATCCTTACCGCAGCAGGTGCTTCTAAACTTGCAGTAGTGAAACTTGTAAAAGAACTTACAGGTGCCGGTCTTAAAGACGCTAAGGAATTAGTTGATAACGCTCCATCTCCAATTAAAGAAGGAGTAGCAAAAGACGAAGCTGAAGCACTTAAAGCTCAGTTAGAAGAAGCCGGAGCTGAGGTTGAGCTTAAGTAA
- the rplJ gene encoding 50S ribosomal protein L10 translates to MTREEKSQVIENLTAQLAENSTIYLADISGLDAGSTSNLRRACFKAGVKLSVVKNTLLSKAMESSDKDFGQLSEVLKGNTSLMFSETGNAPAKVIKEFRKKSEKPLLKGAYIEEAVYVGDDQLDNLVNIKSKEEVIGDIIGLLQSPAKNVISALKSGGGTIAGIVKTLSEREG, encoded by the coding sequence ATGACAAGAGAAGAAAAATCGCAAGTAATTGAAAATTTAACTGCACAGCTAGCTGAAAACAGTACTATTTATTTGGCTGATATTTCAGGTTTGGACGCAGGTTCAACTTCAAATTTACGTCGTGCTTGTTTTAAAGCCGGAGTGAAATTAAGTGTAGTTAAGAACACCTTGCTTTCTAAAGCAATGGAGAGTAGTGATAAGGACTTCGGGCAACTTTCGGAAGTACTTAAAGGAAATACATCTCTAATGTTTTCTGAAACAGGTAATGCACCGGCAAAAGTAATTAAGGAATTCAGAAAAAAATCTGAAAAACCTTTACTAAAAGGGGCATATATCGAAGAGGCTGTATACGTAGGTGACGATCAACTCGACAACCTGGTAAATATCAAATCCAAAGAAGAAGTTATTGGAGATATCATCGGCTTACTTCAATCTCCTGCTAAAAATGTTATCTCTGCACTTAAGAGTGGTGGAGGAACAATCGCAGGAATTGTTAAAACCCTTTCGGAAAGAGAAGGTTAA
- the rplA gene encoding 50S ribosomal protein L1, whose protein sequence is MARLTKKQKEAKGKVEDRTYTVSEASALIKEISNVNFDATVDLAVRLNVDPRKANQMVRGVVTLPHGTGKDVKVLALVTPDKEAEATEAGADYVGLDEYLDKIKGGWTDVDVIVTMPSVMGKLGPLGRVLGPRGLMPNPKTGTVTMDVAKAVSDVKAGKIDFKVDKTGIIHAAIGKASFDAEKIAGNAKELITTLVKLKPQSAKGVYIKSIFMSSTMSPSVEIDTKRFSEQ, encoded by the coding sequence ATGGCAAGATTAACAAAAAAGCAAAAAGAAGCTAAAGGTAAGGTAGAGGACAGAACCTATACCGTATCTGAAGCCTCTGCTTTAATAAAAGAGATCTCCAACGTAAATTTTGATGCAACTGTAGACCTTGCGGTTCGTCTTAATGTAGACCCTCGTAAAGCAAACCAAATGGTTCGTGGAGTGGTTACCTTACCTCACGGTACAGGAAAAGACGTGAAGGTTTTGGCGCTTGTAACTCCCGATAAGGAAGCTGAAGCAACCGAAGCTGGTGCAGATTATGTTGGATTAGACGAGTACCTCGATAAGATCAAAGGAGGTTGGACAGATGTTGACGTTATCGTTACTATGCCGAGTGTAATGGGTAAGTTAGGGCCTTTAGGACGTGTTCTAGGACCACGTGGTTTAATGCCTAACCCTAAGACTGGTACAGTAACAATGGACGTTGCTAAAGCTGTTTCTGATGTGAAAGCCGGTAAGATCGACTTTAAAGTTGATAAGACAGGAATTATTCACGCCGCTATTGGAAAAGCATCTTTCGATGCAGAGAAGATCGCCGGAAACGCAAAAGAACTAATAACCACACTTGTAAAGTTAAAGCCTCAATCGGCAAAAGGTGTTTACATCAAGAGCATTTTCATGTCCTCTACGATGAGCCCTTCTGTGGAGATTGATACCAAACGCTTTAGCGAGCAGTAA
- the rplK gene encoding 50S ribosomal protein L11, translated as MAKEVGKVVKLQVRGGAANPSPPVGPALGAAGVNIMEFCKQFNARTQDKQGKVLPVVITVYKDKSFDFVIKTPPAAVQILEAAKVKKGSGEPHVNKVATISWDQVRAIAEDKMPDLNAFTVESAMKMVAGTARSMGVKVKGAAPF; from the coding sequence ATGGCAAAAGAAGTAGGTAAAGTAGTTAAGTTGCAAGTTCGTGGAGGAGCCGCTAATCCGTCTCCACCAGTTGGACCAGCCTTAGGTGCTGCCGGTGTTAACATCATGGAGTTCTGTAAGCAATTCAATGCCAGAACCCAGGACAAACAAGGAAAAGTATTGCCAGTGGTAATTACGGTTTATAAAGACAAGTCTTTCGACTTCGTTATTAAAACTCCACCTGCTGCTGTACAGATCCTTGAGGCCGCCAAAGTGAAAAAAGGCTCTGGTGAACCTCATGTTAACAAAGTAGCAACTATTTCCTGGGATCAGGTAAGAGCTATTGCAGAAGACAAAATGCCCGACCTGAACGCGTTTACCGTAGAGTCTGCCATGAAAATGGTAGCCGGTACAGCCCGTTCAATGGGAGTTAAAGTAAAAGGTGCTGCACCTTTTTAA
- the nusG gene encoding transcription termination/antitermination protein NusG, whose amino-acid sequence MTETKSTKKWYVVRSVSGQENKIKSYIESEIKRLNLEDYIEQVLVPTEKVIQIRNGKKVNKERVYFPGYIMIQASLAGEIPHIIKSINGVIGFLGETKGGDPVPLRQAEVNRMLGKVDELTVQDDNVNIPYVIGETIKVIDGPFNGFNGTVEKINEEKRKLEVMVKIFGRKTPLELSYMQVEKI is encoded by the coding sequence ATGACCGAAACTAAAAGTACAAAGAAGTGGTATGTGGTTCGTTCTGTGAGCGGACAGGAGAATAAGATCAAGTCGTATATCGAATCTGAGATAAAACGACTTAATCTTGAGGATTATATTGAACAGGTCTTAGTACCAACCGAAAAGGTTATTCAGATCAGAAACGGAAAAAAAGTAAACAAAGAACGCGTTTACTTTCCGGGATATATCATGATACAGGCGAGTTTGGCCGGTGAGATTCCTCATATAATCAAATCTATTAACGGAGTTATAGGATTTTTAGGGGAAACCAAAGGAGGGGATCCTGTCCCGTTGAGACAGGCCGAAGTGAACAGGATGTTAGGTAAGGTAGACGAACTTACGGTGCAGGATGACAATGTAAACATCCCTTATGTAATTGGTGAAACCATTAAAGTTATAGATGGACCGTTCAACGGATTTAACGGAACCGTCGAAAAGATCAACGAAGAAAAACGCAAGCTTGAAGTAATGGTGAAGATTTTTGGTAGAAAAACTCCACTGGAATTAAGCTATATGCAAGTAGAGAAAATTTAA
- the secE gene encoding preprotein translocase subunit SecE: MVDYIKESYNELRNHVSWPTWAEAQRLTVIVAVFSIVLALAVFGVDKVFSNIIELYFNWIKS, encoded by the coding sequence ATGGTAGATTATATAAAAGAGTCTTATAACGAACTGAGAAACCATGTTAGCTGGCCAACCTGGGCGGAAGCGCAAAGGCTTACAGTTATTGTAGCAGTATTTTCGATAGTACTGGCACTGGCTGTATTTGGGGTGGACAAGGTTTTCAGTAACATTATAGAGCTTTATTTCAACTGGATCAAGTCTTAA
- the tuf gene encoding elongation factor Tu gives MAKETFDRSKPHLNVGTIGHVDHGKTTLTAAITKVLADAGYSEARSFDQIDNAPEEKERGITINSSHVEYQTANRHYAHVDCPGHADYVKNMVTGAAQMDGAILVVAATDGPMPQTREHILLGRQVGIPRIVVFMNKVDMVDDEELLELVEMEIRDLLSFYEYDGDNGPVIAGSALGALNGEQKWVDTVLELMEAVDTWIEEPIREVDKPFLMPIEDVFSITGRGTVATGRIETGVANTGDPVDIIGMGAEKLTSTITGVEMFRKILDRGEAGDNVGILLRGIEKTDIRRGMVICKQGSVTPHAKFKAEVYVLKKEEGGRHTPFHNNYRPQFYVRTTDVTGNIMLPDGVEMVMPGDNLTITVELIQPIAMNVGLRFAIREGGRTVGAGQVTEILD, from the coding sequence ATGGCAAAAGAAACATTTGATCGGTCTAAACCTCACTTAAATGTAGGTACCATTGGACACGTAGATCACGGTAAAACAACTTTAACAGCTGCTATTACTAAAGTATTAGCAGATGCTGGGTATTCAGAAGCTAGATCTTTTGATCAAATTGACAACGCTCCTGAAGAAAAAGAGAGAGGTATTACTATTAACTCTTCTCACGTAGAATATCAAACAGCGAATCGTCACTATGCACACGTTGACTGTCCTGGTCACGCGGATTATGTAAAGAACATGGTTACTGGTGCTGCACAGATGGACGGAGCTATTCTTGTTGTTGCCGCTACAGATGGACCGATGCCACAAACTCGTGAGCACATCCTTCTTGGTCGTCAGGTAGGTATTCCTCGTATCGTTGTATTCATGAACAAAGTGGATATGGTAGATGACGAAGAGCTACTTGAACTAGTTGAGATGGAGATCAGAGATCTTCTTTCTTTCTATGAGTACGATGGTGACAACGGACCTGTAATCGCAGGATCTGCACTTGGAGCACTTAATGGTGAGCAAAAGTGGGTTGATACCGTGCTTGAACTTATGGAAGCTGTTGATACCTGGATCGAGGAGCCAATTCGTGAAGTAGATAAGCCATTCTTGATGCCAATCGAGGACGTATTCTCTATTACAGGTCGTGGTACTGTTGCAACTGGTCGTATTGAGACTGGTGTTGCAAACACAGGAGATCCTGTAGATATCATTGGTATGGGTGCTGAGAAATTAACTTCTACTATTACAGGAGTTGAAATGTTCCGTAAGATCCTAGACAGAGGTGAAGCCGGAGATAACGTAGGTATCCTATTAAGAGGTATTGAAAAAACAGATATCCGTCGTGGTATGGTAATCTGTAAGCAGGGATCTGTAACTCCTCACGCTAAATTTAAAGCTGAGGTATATGTCCTTAAAAAAGAAGAAGGTGGACGTCACACTCCATTCCACAACAACTACCGTCCTCAGTTCTACGTTCGTACAACTGACGTAACAGGGAACATCATGCTTCCTGATGGAGTTGAAATGGTAATGCCAGGTGATAACCTTACAATTACAGTTGAACTTATTCAGCCAATTGCCATGAATGTTGGTCTTCGTTTTGCGATCCGTGAAGGTGGTAGAACTGTTGGGGCCGGACAGGTTACTGAAATTTTAGACTAA
- the hpf gene encoding ribosome hibernation-promoting factor, HPF/YfiA family — MKVTVQTPNFAADQKLINFIERKLNKLEQFFDKIIFADVFLKVQKTSEKENKSVEILLSVPGGDLIVKKEAKTFEAGTDECVQSLERQLKKRKEKLRQHA; from the coding sequence ATGAAAGTAACCGTACAGACCCCCAATTTCGCAGCCGATCAGAAGCTTATTAATTTCATCGAAAGAAAGTTGAATAAGCTGGAGCAGTTTTTTGACAAAATAATTTTTGCCGATGTTTTTTTAAAGGTTCAGAAAACCAGTGAAAAAGAGAACAAATCGGTAGAGATTTTGCTCAGTGTTCCCGGTGGCGATCTCATTGTAAAAAAAGAGGCTAAAACATTTGAGGCAGGCACCGACGAATGTGTGCAATCATTGGAACGACAGCTTAAAAAACGAAAAGAAAAACTAAGGCAACATGCCTGA
- a CDS encoding tyrosine-type recombinase/integrase, protein MPFSQFTDYLQLEKNYSAHTVTAYLKDLEFFAQFSKKNYDVDTINEVPYSIIRSWIVQMVEQGISNRSINRKVSSLKAYYKFLLKTKQIDVSPLAKHKALKTSTKVQVPFSEKEIDDVLALLQEAEGFEGLRDKLIVELFYSTGMRRAELVNLKCNDVVLDQATVKVLGKRNKERIIPLLPSVVESIRKYVTARDELKTIRDQDFLLLSKKGVKIYETLVYRIINSYFSLASEKVKRSPHILRHSFATHLLNEGADLNAVKELLGHSSLASTQVYTHNSIAQLKEVYRNSHPRNTK, encoded by the coding sequence ATGCCCTTCTCTCAGTTTACAGATTACCTACAGCTGGAAAAGAACTATTCTGCCCATACTGTTACGGCATATTTGAAGGATCTGGAGTTTTTTGCCCAGTTTTCTAAAAAGAATTATGATGTGGATACCATTAATGAAGTCCCTTATTCGATCATTCGAAGTTGGATCGTGCAAATGGTGGAGCAGGGAATATCCAACCGTAGTATAAACCGTAAGGTGTCGTCTTTAAAGGCGTATTATAAATTCTTACTGAAGACGAAACAGATCGATGTTAGTCCGTTGGCCAAACATAAAGCGTTAAAAACATCCACTAAGGTGCAGGTGCCATTTTCGGAGAAGGAGATCGATGATGTGCTGGCTCTATTACAGGAAGCCGAAGGATTTGAAGGGCTGCGCGATAAACTTATCGTTGAACTGTTTTATAGTACAGGAATGCGTAGAGCAGAGTTGGTAAATCTAAAATGTAATGATGTTGTTCTCGATCAGGCGACTGTTAAGGTTTTAGGGAAAAGAAACAAAGAGCGGATCATACCGTTATTGCCCTCTGTTGTGGAATCGATTCGCAAGTATGTAACAGCCAGGGATGAATTAAAAACTATCCGTGATCAGGACTTTTTATTGCTTTCTAAAAAGGGAGTTAAAATATATGAAACACTTGTTTACCGAATAATTAATTCATATTTTAGTTTAGCATCCGAAAAGGTGAAAAGGAGTCCGCATATATTGCGACATTCTTTTGCGACCCACTTGTTAAATGAGGGTGCCGACCTAAACGCAGTGAAAGAACTGCTTGGGCATTCGAGTCTTGCTTCCACTCAGGTTTATACGCACAATAGCATTGCGCAACTGAAGGAAGTGTACAGGAACTCGCATCCCAGAAACACGAAGTGA
- the rpsU gene encoding 30S ribosomal protein S21, with translation MLIIPVKDGENIDRALKRFKRKFDRTGTMRQLRKRQQFTKPSVKRRAQIQKAQYIQHLRDQEDI, from the coding sequence ATGTTAATTATACCAGTTAAAGACGGAGAAAATATCGATAGAGCTCTAAAGCGTTTCAAAAGAAAATTTGATCGTACGGGGACTATGCGTCAACTACGCAAAAGGCAACAATTCACGAAGCCTTCTGTTAAGCGTAGAGCGCAGATTCAGAAAGCTCAATATATCCAGCATCTTAGAGATCAGGAAGACATCTAG